The genomic region CTACTATAACATGGTCGATTTTTTCAATTAGAAATACAAACAATGTTTTTTGAAAAATATTGAAATTTTCTATGTTTTTAACGAAACCGCCACTATGTATCGTAACAATTTTTCTAGCACTATCCCCAGCGAAAAACATAATAGGAATACCGGCAAGAAGAAACTTGCTTATTGCAGAAACATGACAATGCACGATTTCGGCATTAATTTTCTTAATAAAAAACAAAGCCTTAAATAAATTAAACGGCACAAACCGTCCACATCTAATTATTTCTCCTTGA from Actinomycetota bacterium harbors:
- a CDS encoding glycosyltransferase family 4 protein — its product is MGKILLVGGYPPPYGGISVHVKRLFEVLKRDHSVFVLDMYGDVCGERQGEIIRCGRFVPFNLFKALFFIKKINAEIVHCHVSAISKFLLAGIPIMFFAGDSARKIVTIHSGGFVKNIENFNIFQKTLFVFLIEKIDHVIV